The following are from one region of the Anguilla rostrata isolate EN2019 chromosome 7, ASM1855537v3, whole genome shotgun sequence genome:
- the si:dkey-117n7.5 gene encoding collagen alpha-1(VII) chain gives MLIGLEPFGRRGRSKPCHRGPPGTPGQSGGNGELGPEGAKGEKGDPGLSVEEVRELVTKELSEKCGKDFLLTVNSVDPDAESILRGDKEDEEEEESALSHSDSEDTGSEDKEIVTATQLMTTSNNSFNNITSGEGRGEWGRKYRRHPPALFSGLTSDPCLAPMLEGSCTEYILQWYHHGRSGECRPFLYGGCGGNHNRFATKQACQRRCEGGKRDSER, from the exons ATGTTGATTGGATTGGAGCCCTTC gggaggagaggaagaagtaAACCATGCCACAGAGGGCCCCCAGGCACCCCAGGACAAAGTGGAGGAAAT GGAGAGCTGGGACCAGAGGGAGCCAAGGGGGAGAAAGGTGACCCAGGACTGTCT GTGGAAGAGGTGAGAGAGCTGGTGACCAAGGAGCTTTCGGAGAAATGTG GCAAGGACTTCCTGCTGACGGTGAACTCCGTGGACCCGGATGCAGAGAGCATTTTAAGAGGTGAcaaggaggatgaagaggaggaagagtcTGCACTCTCTCATAGCGATTCTGAGGACACAGGCAGCGAGGATAAGGAAATAGTCACAGCTACCCAATTAATGACAACATCGAACAATTCCTTCAACAATATCACAA GCGGTGAGGGGAGAGGCGAGTGGGGACGGAAGTACAGGCGGCACCCCCCGGCCCTTTTCTCAG gcttgacctctgacccctgtctGGCGCCCATGTTGGAGGGCTCATGCACGGAGTACATCCTGCAGTGGTACCACCACGGCCGGTCTGGGGAGTGCAGGCCCTTCCTGTAcgggggctgtggggggaaCCACAACCGATTCGCCACCAAACAGGCGTGTCAGAGAaggtgtgagggagggaagagag ATTCTGAAAGGTGA